The stretch of DNA TCGCCCTCGGTGAGGGCATAGGCGGTGCGGATCGCAGCTTCCATCACCCCGCCGGTGGTGGCGAAGAGGGCTCCCGCACCGGTGGCAATGCCCAGGGGGGCGTCGAACTGTTCCTCGGCCAGTTCCGCGAAACGCAGTCCGGCCTGGCGGATCATGCGCGCCAGTTCCCGGGTGGTCAGGACAAAGTCCACGTCCCGCCCCATCTCGGAAACCAGTTCCGGACGGGCGGCCTCGAATTTCTTGGCCGTGCAAGGCATGACCGCCACGACGGTGATCTTCCGGGGGTCGAGGCCCTCGCGCCCGGCGAAGTAGGACTTGACGAGGGCGCCCAGCATCTCGGCGGGCGACTTGCAGGTGGAAAGGTTGTCGAGGAACTCGGGGTAGAAATGCTCGCAGAACTTGACCCAGCCGGGGCTGCAGGAGGAGATCAGGGGCAGTTCACCATGGCCTTCGAGGCGTTCCAGGAGTTCGTGCGCTTCCTCCACGATCGTCACGTCCGCGGCGAACTCGGTGGAGAAGACCCGGTCGAAGCCCATCCTGCGCAGGGCGGCCGCCATCTTCCCGGTGACGACCGTCCCCGCCGGCATCCCGAACTCCTCGCCCAGGCTGACCTGGATCGCCGGGGCGGTCTGGACAACCACGAAACGGTCGGGGTCGTCCAGGGCTTCCCAGACCTCGTTGATATAGCTGCGTTCGGTAAGGGCCGCCGTGGGGCAGACCATAACGCACTGCCCGCAGCTGACGCAGGCCGCATTCCCCAGGTCGGCGCCGAAGGCCGGCCCGATCGTGGTCTCGATCCCCCGGCCCATGGCCGTCAGCGCGCCCACGCCCTGCACATGGCGGCACACCGCCTCGCAACGCCGGCATTTTATGCACTTGTCGTAATCACGGATGATGAAGGGGTTACGGTCGGCAATACGGCGGCGCCCCCGCCTGGCCGCCACCCGCTCCGGCCGGACGCCGTAGCGGGTGGCCAGGCTCCGCAGTTCGCAGGTCTCGGCCCGGGGACAGACCGGGCACTCGGTGTGGTGTTCGTAGAGCAGGAGTTCCAGCACCCGCCGCCGCAGGCGCCTGATGCGCGCGGAATTGGTGGTGATGCGCATCCCGTCCCGTACCGGCGTCACGCAGGCCGGTACCGGCCCCCGCGCCCCATCCACTTCCACCAGGCAGACCCGGCAGCAGCCGGGTTCATTGACGCCTTTCAGGTAACAGAGGGTGGGGATTTCGACCCCGTTCGCCCGGGCGGCCTCGACGATGTTTGTCCCCTCGGGGACCAGGGCCTCCCTCCCATCGAGAAAGACCCGCACCGTGCGCACAGCCCTGTCCGGCGGCGCCTCTTTCCCGCCTCGCACTGTCTCCTGCCCGGCTTCGTGTCCCAATCTGCGGCACCTCCCAGTCTAGTGTTCGACCTGGGTGCCGCTTTAATACCACCGCGGCCGCCGCTAACCGCCCCGCGGCCCGCCGTTCCCGGCGCCGGGTGTTCTGGCCAGCAGGCCGTAAAGGAACAGCCCGAACAGCTCGTCGAAGGCCTGCGGCAGGGACAGGCCGTGCCGCATGATGAAGGCCGGGTTGAGGACGGCGCGCACGGCGGCGATGACCGCGGCCACGGCCACCTGCGGGTGGACCGGGCGGAAGTCGCCGGAGGCTCCGCCCCGGGCGATCACATCCGCCAGGCGGCCAATGCGTTCGGCACGGTACTCGTCGACCATCGCCCAGAGGCGCGGGTACATCCGCGGGAGGTTCCCAAAGGCCAACGGCTCAAGCACGCGGGCGTGTTCCACAATTACCCGCACTATGCCGCGAAGCTTCTCGCCCGGCGGCAGTTCCGCCTGCAGCACATCTTCGGTCCGGGCCTCGATACGGGCCATCAGCCTCCTGATCACACCTTCCAGGACGGCTTCCTTATTGCGGAAATAACGATACAGGGTACGCTTTGAAATCCCCGCGCGGGCTGCCAGCTCGTCGGTCGTTACGGCCGCCGGACCGCGTACGCGGACCAACTCCTCCATAGCGTTCAGCACGCGCTCCCGAATATCCGTCTGCACGCCCGTCCCTCCTACTCGATCTGCTTGCGGAAGCGTAACGCCGCCAGGCCGACCACGCCCACCCCGAACACCGTTAGGGGCACGATATCCCGCCAGAGATAGGCCATACCGACCCCCTTCAGCATGATTCCCCGCAGGATTTCCAGAAAATAGGTCATGGGAATGGCGTAACCCAGCCAGCGGATCGGATCGGGCATGGCCTCGCGCGGGAAGATGAACCCCGAAAGGAGCACGCTGGGTAGGATAAAGGCCATGGCCATCTGCATGGCCTGGAGCTGCGTCCTGGCCACGGTTGAGAACAAGATGCCCAGCCCCAAGGCGAACACCAGGAAGAGGAGCGCCAGTCCCAGGAGCAAGGGCAGGCTGCCCCGGACGGGGACCCCGAACCACAGCGTCCCCACGGCCAGGACGAAGGCCACGTCCACAAAGGCAATCAGGATGTAGGGGATCAGCTTTCCGACCATTAATTCCCCGCCACGCACGGGAGTGACCATCAACTGCTCCAGGGTACCCCGTTCGCGCTCGCGGACCAGGGCGAAAGCGGTGAGCATGATGGTAATATTCTGCAGGACCAGGCCGATCAGCCCGGGGACGTTGAACTTCATGCTCTCCAGGCCCGGGTTGTAGTAGGCGCGGGTACGCAGGTCCACCGCCGGGCCGCGGGGCGCCTCGCCCCCGGAGGCCTCCAGTTGGCGGAGCAGGAGCTTCTGGCTGTACACCCTGGCCGTTATCTCGGCGGTGGAGAGGGCGGTCCGGGCGATCAGGGGGTCGGAGCCGTCCACGAGAAACTGGGCCTGCGCTTCCTCCCCGCGGCGCAGCTCCCTGGCGTAGCCCCGGGGGATGACCAGTCCGGCCTTGGCCCGGCCGCTGTCCAGCATGCCCTCGAGTTCCCGCAGGCTTTCCACGTGATAAACCGGCGCGAAGTAGCCGGTCTGTTCCAGGACCGCCGCCAACTGGCGCCCCGGCTGCTGCCGGTCCTGGTCGAGCACGGCGAGGGCGATGTTGTTCACGTCGGTCGTCACGGCGTAGCCGAAGAGCAGCAGCATCAGGACCGGCATGGCGAGAGAGATGACCAGGCTCGGCGGGTCGCGCAGGATCTGGATGAACTCCTTGCGGATGACAGCCGTCAACCGGTGCCAGCGCATTCTACTTCGTCACCCCTTCCCGGGCCATATCGATGAAGACGTCCTCCAGGGTCGGCCTGCCGGCCGCTTCCTTGAGCGCCTGCGGGGCGCCGAAGGCACCCAGCCGGCCGCGGAAGATCAGGGCCACCAGGTGGCAGCGCTCGGCCTCGTCCATGTAGTGGGTCGTCACCAGGATGGTGATTCCCTGGGCGGCGAGGCGGTCGAGGATCTCCCAGAAG from Thermoanaerobacterales bacterium encodes:
- a CDS encoding NADH-dependent [FeFe] hydrogenase, group A6, with the translated sequence MRTVRVFLDGREALVPEGTNIVEAARANGVEIPTLCYLKGVNEPGCCRVCLVEVDGARGPVPACVTPVRDGMRITTNSARIRRLRRRVLELLLYEHHTECPVCPRAETCELRSLATRYGVRPERVAARRGRRRIADRNPFIIRDYDKCIKCRRCEAVCRHVQGVGALTAMGRGIETTIGPAFGADLGNAACVSCGQCVMVCPTAALTERSYINEVWEALDDPDRFVVVQTAPAIQVSLGEEFGMPAGTVVTGKMAAALRRMGFDRVFSTEFAADVTIVEEAHELLERLEGHGELPLISSCSPGWVKFCEHFYPEFLDNLSTCKSPAEMLGALVKSYFAGREGLDPRKITVVAVMPCTAKKFEAARPELVSEMGRDVDFVLTTRELARMIRQAGLRFAELAEEQFDAPLGIATGAGALFATTGGVMEAAIRTAYALTEGEEMARVEFHRIRGLQGVREAEVELKGRRLRVAVAHGTRNARRLLERIKAGEKFDFLEIMGCPGGCIGGGGQPIVGTAEERVGLDRRKKRAEALFSIDVSRELRRAHENPAVKKLYEEFLGHPLSEKAKKLLHTTYTPRTRYPVFKEAAAPRAPVAADTPPVLQ
- a CDS encoding TetR/AcrR family transcriptional regulator; its protein translation is MQTDIRERVLNAMEELVRVRGPAAVTTDELAARAGISKRTLYRYFRNKEAVLEGVIRRLMARIEARTEDVLQAELPPGEKLRGIVRVIVEHARVLEPLAFGNLPRMYPRLWAMVDEYRAERIGRLADVIARGGASGDFRPVHPQVAVAAVIAAVRAVLNPAFIMRHGLSLPQAFDELFGLFLYGLLARTPGAGNGGPRGG
- a CDS encoding ABC transporter permease, which produces MRWHRLTAVIRKEFIQILRDPPSLVISLAMPVLMLLLFGYAVTTDVNNIALAVLDQDRQQPGRQLAAVLEQTGYFAPVYHVESLRELEGMLDSGRAKAGLVIPRGYARELRRGEEAQAQFLVDGSDPLIARTALSTAEITARVYSQKLLLRQLEASGGEAPRGPAVDLRTRAYYNPGLESMKFNVPGLIGLVLQNITIMLTAFALVRERERGTLEQLMVTPVRGGELMVGKLIPYILIAFVDVAFVLAVGTLWFGVPVRGSLPLLLGLALLFLVFALGLGILFSTVARTQLQAMQMAMAFILPSVLLSGFIFPREAMPDPIRWLGYAIPMTYFLEILRGIMLKGVGMAYLWRDIVPLTVFGVGVVGLAALRFRKQIE